One genomic region from Thermoleptolyngbya sichuanensis A183 encodes:
- the nifD gene encoding nitrogenase molybdenum-iron protein alpha chain has product MTTVEDRKALIDEVLEAYPDKAKKLRAKHISVQEAEKTDCGVKSNKKSVPGVMTTRGCAYAGAKGVVWGPVKDMIHLSHGPVGCGYYSWSGRRNYYIGTTGVDSFGTMQFTSDFQERDIVFGGDKKLDKLIDELEILFPLSQGTTIESECPVGLIGDDIEAVARKKAKEYGKPVVPVRCEGFRGVSQSLGHHIANDTVRDWVLPKADEYRKLPEGYEPGPYDVNIIGDYNIGGDAWPSRLLLEAIGLRVICQFSGDGTFNEVVMTPLAKLNLIHCYRSMNYICRFMEEKYGIGWLEYNFFGPTQIAKSLRKIAAQFDETIQEKAEQVIAKYQPRMDAIVAKYRPRLEGKKVMLMVGGLRPRHVVPAFTDLGMEVIGTGYEFGHGDDYKRTTEYIDEGTVIYDDVSGYEFEELAKNLKPDLIASGIKEKYVFQKMALPFRQMHSWDYSGPYHGYDGFEVFARDMDMAINNPTWSLISPPWQISQN; this is encoded by the coding sequence ATGACTACTGTAGAAGATAGAAAAGCACTCATCGACGAGGTGCTAGAAGCCTACCCCGACAAAGCCAAAAAGCTTCGGGCCAAGCACATCAGCGTCCAAGAGGCCGAAAAGACCGACTGTGGCGTAAAGTCCAACAAAAAGTCCGTCCCCGGTGTAATGACGACTCGTGGCTGCGCCTATGCAGGAGCCAAAGGAGTGGTCTGGGGCCCGGTCAAAGACATGATCCACCTTAGCCACGGGCCAGTGGGCTGCGGCTATTACTCCTGGTCAGGCCGCCGCAACTACTACATTGGCACCACCGGAGTCGATAGCTTCGGCACTATGCAGTTCACCTCCGACTTTCAGGAGCGCGATATTGTCTTTGGCGGCGACAAAAAGCTCGACAAACTGATCGACGAACTGGAGATCCTGTTTCCCCTCAGCCAGGGCACCACCATTGAATCGGAATGCCCGGTAGGCCTGATCGGCGACGACATTGAGGCCGTGGCCCGCAAGAAGGCGAAGGAATACGGCAAGCCCGTGGTGCCCGTGCGCTGCGAAGGCTTCCGGGGCGTGTCCCAATCCCTGGGCCACCACATCGCCAACGACACCGTGCGCGACTGGGTGCTGCCCAAGGCCGACGAGTACCGCAAGTTACCTGAGGGCTACGAACCTGGCCCCTACGATGTCAACATCATCGGCGACTACAACATCGGCGGCGATGCCTGGCCCAGCCGCCTGCTGCTGGAGGCGATTGGTTTGCGGGTGATCTGTCAGTTTTCGGGGGACGGCACCTTTAACGAAGTGGTGATGACACCCCTAGCCAAGCTCAACTTAATCCACTGCTATCGGTCGATGAACTACATCTGCCGGTTCATGGAAGAGAAGTACGGCATTGGCTGGCTGGAGTACAACTTCTTTGGCCCCACCCAGATTGCCAAATCCCTACGGAAGATTGCCGCCCAGTTTGACGAAACCATTCAGGAAAAGGCGGAGCAGGTGATCGCCAAGTACCAACCGCGTATGGATGCGATTGTGGCCAAGTATCGCCCCCGCCTCGAAGGCAAGAAAGTGATGCTCATGGTCGGCGGCCTGCGCCCCCGCCACGTGGTGCCCGCCTTCACTGACCTAGGCATGGAGGTGATTGGCACTGGCTATGAGTTTGGTCACGGCGACGACTATAAGCGCACCACCGAATACATCGACGAAGGCACAGTAATTTACGACGATGTCAGCGGCTACGAGTTCGAGGAACTTGCCAAGAACCTCAAGCCTGACCTAATTGCCTCTGGCATCAAAGAGAAGTACGTCTTCCAGAAGATGGCCCTGCCCTTCCGCCAGATGCACTCCTGGGATTACTCCGGCCCCTACCACGGCTACGACGGTTTCGAGGTCTTTGCCCGCGATATGGATATGGCCATCAACAACCCCACCTGGAGTTTGATCAGCCCACCCTGGCAGATTTCCCAGAACTAG
- the nifK gene encoding nitrogenase molybdenum-iron protein subunit beta, translating to MTDNLDNTIPTPSCGGDDPGQIKDHFDLFHTDTYQNLFEYKRQFEGAHSPEKVAEIAEWTKSWDYREKNFAREALTVNPAKACQPLGALFVAAGFEDTLPYSHGSQGCVAYFRTHLTRNYKEPFQAVSSSMTEDAAVFGGLNNLKQGLENAHALYKPKMIALCTTCMAEVIGDDLGAFITTAKNEGHIPEELPVPYAHTPSFVGSHITGYDNMLKGILKTLTKDEKAETTNGKFNFNLGFDPYIGNIRELKRILGLFGIDYTILSDNSDAFDSPNTGEFKMYNGLTTLADTADSINAEGTVFFQKYTTPKTQEYIANEWGQKTYNFRPFGIKGTDEFLMALSAITGKPIPLELQQERGRAVDALTDSQAWIHGKKIALYGDPDHVLGLVQFLLEMGAEPTHIVVTNSNDEFEAEARELLTNSPYGQGATVWGGKDLWHLRSLLFTEPVDLLIGNSYGKYLWRDTGTPLVRIGYPIFDRHHMHRYATLGYQGAINQFNWIVNTILDELDRQTIVPAKTDISFDLIR from the coding sequence ATGACTGACAATCTTGACAACACTATCCCCACACCCTCCTGTGGGGGCGACGACCCAGGTCAGATTAAAGACCACTTTGACCTGTTCCACACCGATACCTACCAGAACTTGTTTGAGTACAAGCGCCAGTTTGAGGGTGCCCACAGTCCTGAAAAGGTTGCAGAAATTGCCGAATGGACAAAAAGCTGGGACTACCGGGAAAAGAACTTTGCCCGAGAAGCCCTGACCGTCAACCCCGCCAAAGCCTGCCAACCGCTGGGAGCGCTGTTTGTGGCCGCCGGGTTTGAAGATACCCTCCCCTACAGCCACGGGTCCCAGGGCTGTGTGGCCTACTTCCGCACCCACCTGACCCGCAACTATAAGGAGCCTTTCCAGGCGGTGTCATCGTCGATGACCGAGGATGCGGCGGTATTTGGCGGACTGAACAACCTGAAGCAGGGGTTGGAAAACGCCCACGCCCTTTATAAGCCTAAGATGATCGCCCTCTGCACCACCTGCATGGCAGAGGTGATTGGAGATGACCTGGGTGCGTTCATTACCACTGCGAAGAACGAAGGCCACATTCCTGAGGAATTGCCGGTGCCCTACGCCCACACGCCGAGCTTTGTAGGGTCGCACATCACTGGCTACGACAACATGCTGAAGGGCATTCTCAAGACCCTGACTAAGGATGAAAAGGCCGAGACCACCAACGGCAAGTTCAACTTCAACCTGGGCTTTGACCCCTACATCGGCAACATCCGCGAACTGAAGCGGATTCTGGGTCTGTTTGGCATTGACTACACCATCTTGTCGGACAACTCCGATGCTTTTGACTCCCCCAACACGGGCGAGTTCAAGATGTACAACGGCCTTACCACCCTGGCGGATACCGCCGACAGCATCAACGCCGAAGGGACGGTGTTCTTCCAGAAATACACTACGCCCAAGACCCAGGAATACATTGCCAACGAGTGGGGCCAAAAGACCTACAACTTCCGGCCCTTCGGCATCAAGGGCACCGACGAGTTCTTGATGGCGCTGTCGGCGATTACTGGCAAGCCGATTCCGCTGGAACTCCAGCAGGAGCGGGGCCGGGCGGTGGATGCCCTGACCGACTCCCAGGCCTGGATTCATGGCAAGAAGATTGCCCTCTACGGCGACCCCGATCATGTGCTGGGGCTGGTTCAGTTCTTGCTGGAGATGGGGGCAGAGCCGACTCACATTGTGGTGACTAACAGCAACGACGAGTTTGAGGCCGAAGCCCGCGAGCTGCTAACCAACAGCCCCTACGGCCAGGGTGCGACGGTGTGGGGCGGCAAGGATCTGTGGCACCTGCGATCGCTCCTCTTCACCGAGCCTGTGGACCTGCTGATCGGCAACAGCTACGGCAAGTACCTGTGGCGCGACACCGGTACCCCCCTGGTGCGGATTGGCTACCCGATTTTCGATCGCCACCACATGCACCGCTACGCCACTCTGGGCTACCAGGGCGCAATCAACCAGTTCAACTGGATTGTGAACACCATTCTGGATGAGCTGGATCGCCAGACCATCGTGCCCGCCAAGACAGACATCTCCTTTGATTTGATCCGTTAG
- a CDS encoding nitrogen fixation protein NifZ encodes MRLPETIEIDDPPTFDMGDRVRILKLIRNDGTFPGKEVGAPLAQKGDIGYVVGIGTYLQRAYIYSVHFLESNYVVGCLGRELELTEDRPPLIPQDDDT; translated from the coding sequence ATGCGTCTCCCTGAAACTATCGAAATCGACGATCCGCCGACCTTTGACATGGGCGATCGCGTCCGCATCCTGAAGCTGATCCGCAATGACGGAACCTTCCCCGGCAAAGAGGTAGGGGCACCCCTGGCCCAAAAGGGCGACATCGGCTACGTCGTGGGCATCGGCACCTACCTGCAACGGGCCTACATCTACTCGGTGCATTTTCTGGAGAGCAACTATGTAGTTGGCTGCCTGGGCCGCGAACTCGAACTCACCGAAGACCGCCCCCCACTGATTCCTCAGGACGACGACACCTAG
- a CDS encoding 4Fe-4S dicluster domain-containing protein encodes MPYTITQSCIGCRRCLSACPTGAIQTDGSTKFWIASDRCNQCQGTYGVAQCWAICPTNEGCVPLTSGVAAVPLSSASERSPDYWEAWFATYTRMVARLRGVQESSYWHHWFDTYSQALKRLQTAH; translated from the coding sequence ATGCCCTACACCATCACTCAAAGCTGTATCGGTTGTCGGCGCTGCCTCTCTGCCTGCCCCACTGGGGCGATTCAGACCGATGGCAGCACAAAATTCTGGATTGCGAGCGATCGCTGCAACCAGTGTCAGGGAACCTACGGGGTGGCCCAGTGCTGGGCTATCTGCCCTACCAACGAGGGCTGTGTGCCGCTGACCAGTGGCGTGGCGGCGGTGCCATTGTCCTCAGCGTCAGAGCGATCGCCCGACTACTGGGAGGCCTGGTTTGCCACCTACACCCGCATGGTGGCCAGGCTCCGGGGGGTGCAGGAGTCGAGCTATTGGCACCACTGGTTTGATACCTATTCGCAGGCTTTGAAGCGATTGCAAACGGCCCATTGA
- the nifW gene encoding nitrogenase-stabilizing/protective protein NifW, producing MSSKVTTFNEITQAEDYFAFFGLPYDPQFLNVNRLHILQKFSRLMQEKGVENPDMANDATFNQYRELLQEAYSLFQTSSPLQQKLFKVFNNKPKNVVLLSEIEVE from the coding sequence ATGAGTTCTAAAGTAACGACCTTTAATGAAATTACCCAGGCTGAGGACTACTTTGCGTTTTTTGGACTGCCCTACGACCCACAGTTTCTCAACGTCAACCGCCTACACATCTTGCAAAAATTTTCCCGACTGATGCAAGAGAAGGGAGTCGAAAATCCAGATATGGCAAATGATGCCACCTTTAACCAGTACCGAGAACTGTTGCAGGAGGCTTACAGCCTATTCCAAACCTCGTCGCCTCTTCAGCAAAAACTGTTCAAAGTTTTCAACAACAAACCCAAAAATGTCGTCCTTCTCTCTGAAATTGAAGTCGAATAA
- the nifU gene encoding Fe-S cluster assembly protein NifU: MWDYSEKVLELFYNPINQGTIDDPQEPDVAVVYGEVGSIACGDALRLHLKIQQSTDSILDARFQTFGCTSAIASSSALTEIIKGKTLDEALHITNQDIADFLGGLPEAKMHCSVMGQEALEAAIYKYRGIEVEHHEDDDGTLVCTCYGISEKKIRRAIAENRLTTVEQVTNYVKAGGGCGSCLADIEDILLDIQHSAESVKVAPTLTPEKEQSTQALPYPSTPLTNLQKITLIQQVIDTEVRPLLLADGGDVSLHDVEGDRVLVKLQGACGSCPSSTQTLKYAIEAKLKDLVLPSLIVEAI; the protein is encoded by the coding sequence ATGTGGGACTACTCCGAAAAGGTACTCGAACTCTTCTACAACCCCATCAACCAGGGCACCATCGATGACCCACAGGAACCCGATGTGGCGGTGGTCTACGGTGAAGTGGGCAGCATTGCCTGTGGGGATGCCCTCAGGCTGCACCTGAAGATTCAGCAATCCACCGACAGCATTTTGGATGCACGGTTCCAGACCTTTGGCTGCACGAGTGCGATCGCCTCTTCCTCTGCCCTGACCGAAATCATCAAGGGCAAAACCCTAGACGAGGCATTGCACATCACCAACCAGGACATTGCCGACTTCCTCGGCGGCCTGCCAGAAGCGAAAATGCACTGCTCGGTGATGGGCCAAGAGGCCCTAGAGGCAGCGATCTACAAGTATCGCGGCATCGAAGTGGAGCACCACGAGGACGACGACGGCACCCTGGTCTGCACCTGCTACGGCATCAGCGAGAAGAAGATCCGCCGGGCGATCGCCGAAAACAGACTAACCACCGTAGAGCAAGTCACCAACTACGTCAAAGCCGGGGGCGGCTGCGGCTCCTGCCTAGCAGACATTGAGGACATTCTGCTGGACATTCAACACTCGGCAGAATCCGTAAAAGTCGCCCCCACCCTCACCCCGGAAAAGGAGCAAAGCACCCAAGCCTTACCTTACCCCTCCACCCCCCTCACCAACCTGCAAAAAATTACCCTGATCCAGCAGGTGATCGACACCGAGGTGAGGCCCCTGCTGCTGGCCGACGGCGGCGATGTCAGTCTGCACGATGTCGAGGGCGATCGCGTCCTAGTTAAGCTCCAAGGGGCGTGCGGCTCCTGCCCCAGCAGCACGCAAACCCTAAAGTACGCAATCGAGGCCAAGTTAAAGGATTTAGTCTTACCCTCCCTCATCGTCGAAGCAATCTAA
- the cysE gene encoding serine O-acetyltransferase, whose amino-acid sequence MFLSFPRGFTQPSVDIPKRLPILAALREDFAIIFERDPAASHWLEVLCCYPGLHALVAHRLAHELCDRGIPFLPRFIAHLSRFFTGIDIHPGAQIGRGVFIDHGMGVVIGETAIVGDYCLIYQGVTLGGTGKETGKRHPTVGSHVVIGSGAKVLGNITLGDYARIGAGAVVLQSVPAHCTAVGVPSRNVCRCNTATAPLDHAQLPDAEARTIRALLDRIETLETQVSQLRQSASIPVELVP is encoded by the coding sequence ATGTTTCTCTCCTTTCCTCGCGGTTTTACCCAGCCTTCGGTCGATATCCCCAAGCGGCTGCCCATTCTGGCTGCTCTACGGGAAGACTTTGCCATCATCTTTGAACGCGATCCGGCGGCGAGTCACTGGCTGGAGGTGCTGTGCTGCTATCCCGGTTTGCACGCCTTGGTGGCCCACCGCCTAGCCCACGAACTGTGCGATCGCGGCATCCCCTTTCTGCCCCGGTTTATCGCCCACCTCAGCCGCTTTTTCACGGGCATCGACATTCATCCCGGTGCCCAGATTGGCCGGGGTGTCTTTATCGACCACGGCATGGGTGTGGTGATTGGTGAGACGGCGATCGTGGGCGATTACTGCCTGATTTACCAGGGAGTCACCTTGGGGGGAACTGGCAAAGAGACTGGCAAGCGCCACCCCACTGTGGGCAGTCATGTGGTGATTGGTTCCGGGGCCAAGGTGCTTGGCAACATTACCCTTGGCGACTACGCCCGCATTGGGGCCGGGGCAGTGGTGCTGCAATCGGTGCCTGCCCACTGCACTGCGGTTGGTGTGCCCAGCCGCAACGTTTGCCGCTGCAACACTGCCACCGCTCCCCTGGATCATGCCCAACTGCCCGATGCTGAAGCGAGGACGATCCGCGCCCTACTCGATCGCATCGAAACCTTGGAAACCCAGGTGAGCCAACTTAGACAGTCTGCCTCTATCCCCGTGGAGCTAGTGCCATGA
- the nifS gene encoding cysteine desulfurase NifS, whose amino-acid sequence MVTYLDNNATTRTDPDVLAAMLPYLSELYGNPSSMHSFGGQVGAAIETAREQVASLLGAEPTEIIFNSCGSEGNNTAIHAALAAQPEKRHIITTAVEHPAILAVCKHLEKRGYQVTYLSVNSRGELDLMELEAAMTGGTALVTTMYANNETGVIFPVEQIGAIAQSYGATYHVDAVQAVGKVPINLATSPIDLLTLSGHKLHAPKGIGALYVRKGFRFRPFLLGGHQERGRRAGTHNVPGIVGLGKAAELAQIHLAHVQREAELRDMLEHGILTTIPDTVVNGGGAPRLPNTTNIGFKYIEGEAILFMLNREGICASSGSACTSGSLDPSHVLTAMGLPYTILHGSIRFSLSRYTTEAEIRQVLTVMPEIVERLRALSPFNNDQVEWLQERDLAVAT is encoded by the coding sequence ATGGTCACTTATCTCGACAACAACGCCACCACCCGCACCGACCCCGACGTTTTGGCGGCGATGCTGCCCTACCTGAGTGAGCTATACGGCAACCCGTCGTCGATGCACAGTTTTGGCGGCCAGGTAGGAGCGGCAATTGAAACTGCCCGGGAGCAGGTAGCGAGCCTGCTGGGGGCCGAGCCGACGGAGATTATCTTCAATAGCTGCGGCAGTGAGGGCAACAACACCGCCATCCACGCTGCCCTGGCGGCCCAGCCGGAGAAGCGCCACATTATCACCACAGCAGTCGAGCACCCGGCGATTTTGGCGGTGTGCAAGCACTTGGAGAAGCGGGGCTACCAGGTGACCTACCTGTCGGTGAATAGTCGGGGCGAGCTGGATCTGATGGAATTGGAGGCGGCGATGACTGGTGGTACAGCCCTAGTCACTACGATGTATGCCAACAACGAAACCGGGGTGATCTTCCCGGTAGAGCAGATTGGGGCGATCGCCCAGTCCTACGGGGCCACCTACCACGTCGATGCCGTCCAGGCCGTCGGCAAGGTGCCGATTAACCTGGCCACCAGCCCCATCGACCTGCTCACCCTCTCCGGCCACAAGCTCCACGCCCCCAAGGGCATCGGCGCATTGTATGTCCGTAAAGGCTTCCGCTTCCGTCCCTTCTTGCTAGGAGGCCACCAGGAGCGGGGCCGCCGGGCGGGCACCCACAATGTGCCAGGCATCGTAGGCCTGGGCAAAGCAGCGGAACTGGCCCAGATCCACCTGGCTCATGTCCAGCGCGAAGCCGAACTGCGAGACATGCTGGAACACGGCATTTTGACCACCATCCCCGATACCGTGGTCAACGGCGGCGGTGCCCCCCGCCTGCCCAACACCACCAACATTGGCTTCAAGTACATCGAAGGGGAAGCCATCCTGTTCATGCTTAACCGCGAGGGTATCTGTGCTTCCTCCGGCTCTGCCTGCACCTCCGGCAGCCTCGACCCTTCCCATGTGCTGACGGCTATGGGGCTGCCCTATACCATCCTCCACGGCTCGATCCGCTTCAGCCTTTCCCGCTACACCACCGAAGCCGAAATCCGCCAGGTACTCACTGTCATGCCCGAAATTGTGGAACGCCTGCGGGCCCTATCGCCCTTCAACAACGATCAAGTGGAGTGGCTGCAAGAGCGAGATTTAGCCGTTGCAACCTAA
- the nifB gene encoding nitrogenase cofactor biosynthesis protein NifB, whose amino-acid sequence MTPPPSSAMTSAPTATPDLDITLTKTKTVIKPAGGGCSTTASGCTTKTDTALSESLQARIEKHPCYSEEAHHHYARMHVAVAPACNIQCNYCNRKYDCANESRPGVVSELLTPEEAAHKVLVVAGKIPQMTVLGIAGPGDPLANPEKTFRTFELIAEQAPDIKLCLSTNGLMLPDYVDRIKALNVDHVTITINMVDPSVGEKIYPWVHYRRKRYRGLEGVRILHERQMEGLQALKEADILCKVNSVLIPGINDTHMPEVNAAIRERGAFLHNIMPLISAPEHGTYFGLNGQRGPSPKELKQVQDNCAGNLKLMRHCRQCRADAVGLLGEDRSQEFTKQKFMAMPVDYSLETRQAVHLSIEQAKAAVAAKKQSAARVPGERSEDSPKVLVAVATKGGGIVNQHFGHAKEFMIYEVDAAEARFISHRKVADYCQGGYGEEAMLTGIIDTIADCKAVLAAKIGPCPSKRLQEAGLVVVEDYDVIETVARRFYDEHVLKR is encoded by the coding sequence ATGACGCCACCGCCATCCTCTGCCATGACCTCCGCGCCCACCGCGACGCCCGATCTGGACATTACCCTGACCAAGACTAAAACCGTGATCAAGCCAGCGGGTGGCGGCTGTAGTACGACCGCCTCTGGCTGCACCACCAAAACCGACACTGCCCTTAGCGAGAGCTTGCAGGCCCGCATTGAAAAGCACCCCTGCTACAGCGAAGAGGCCCACCACCACTACGCCCGGATGCACGTCGCGGTGGCCCCTGCCTGCAACATCCAGTGCAACTACTGCAACCGCAAGTACGACTGCGCCAACGAGAGCCGCCCCGGTGTGGTCAGCGAACTGCTTACCCCCGAAGAGGCCGCCCACAAGGTCTTAGTGGTGGCGGGCAAAATTCCCCAGATGACGGTGCTGGGCATCGCTGGCCCCGGCGACCCCCTGGCCAACCCCGAAAAAACCTTCCGCACCTTTGAGCTGATCGCCGAGCAGGCCCCCGATATCAAACTCTGCCTCTCCACCAATGGCTTGATGCTGCCGGATTATGTGGATCGCATCAAAGCGCTAAATGTCGATCACGTCACTATCACTATTAATATGGTGGACCCCAGCGTGGGCGAGAAGATTTATCCCTGGGTTCACTACCGCCGCAAGCGCTATCGGGGCCTTGAGGGGGTACGCATCCTCCACGAGCGGCAGATGGAGGGATTGCAGGCTTTGAAAGAGGCTGACATTCTCTGCAAGGTCAATTCCGTCCTCATCCCTGGCATCAACGACACGCACATGCCCGAGGTGAATGCTGCCATTCGGGAGCGGGGCGCATTTTTGCACAACATCATGCCGCTGATTTCGGCCCCGGAACACGGCACCTACTTTGGACTGAATGGGCAGCGCGGCCCTAGCCCCAAGGAACTGAAGCAGGTGCAGGATAACTGCGCTGGCAACCTGAAGCTGATGCGACACTGTCGCCAGTGCCGGGCCGATGCCGTGGGTCTGCTGGGCGAAGACCGCAGCCAGGAGTTTACCAAGCAGAAGTTTATGGCTATGCCCGTGGACTACAGCCTGGAAACCCGCCAGGCCGTGCATCTTAGCATTGAGCAGGCCAAGGCCGCCGTGGCCGCCAAGAAGCAGTCCGCCGCCCGCGTTCCCGGTGAGCGTTCGGAGGATTCGCCCAAGGTTCTCGTTGCCGTGGCCACCAAGGGCGGCGGCATCGTGAACCAGCACTTTGGCCACGCCAAGGAATTCATGATCTACGAAGTGGATGCTGCCGAGGCTCGGTTCATCAGCCATCGCAAGGTGGCCGACTACTGCCAGGGCGGCTATGGCGAAGAGGCGATGCTGACCGGCATCATCGACACCATTGCCGACTGTAAAGCGGTGCTGGCGGCCAAGATTGGCCCCTGCCCCAGCAAGCGGTTGCAGGAAGCGGGCCTGGTGGTGGTCGAAGACTACGACGTGATCGAGACTGTGGCCCGCAGGTTCTACGACGAGCATGTGTTGAAACGATAG
- a CDS encoding CCE_0567 family metalloprotein has protein sequence MLTTDSSTIDALKAQIKKLNSKAGQLKMDLHDIAEGLPANLDLLPDAAARTYEVYCQLRDLKQQLHTLEQAQ, from the coding sequence ATGCTAACCACTGACTCTTCTACCATTGACGCTCTCAAGGCCCAAATCAAAAAGCTCAATAGCAAAGCTGGGCAACTCAAGATGGATCTGCACGATATTGCTGAAGGTCTGCCCGCCAATTTAGATCTTTTGCCCGATGCGGCAGCCCGCACCTACGAGGTCTATTGTCAACTGCGCGACTTGAAACAACAACTGCACACCCTGGAGCAAGCCCAATGA
- the nifH gene encoding nitrogenase iron protein, giving the protein MRQIAFYGKGGIGKSTTSQNTLAAMAEKGQRIMIVGCDPKADSTRLMLHSKAQTTILHLAAERGAVEDLELDEVLLTGYRGVKCVESGGPEPGVGCAGRGIITAINFLEEEGAYEDLDFVSYDVLGDVVCGGFAMPIREGKAQEIYIVVSGEMMAMYAANNIARGVLKYAHSGGVRLGGLICNSRNTDREIELIEALAAKLNTQMLHFVPRDNVVQHAELRRMTVNEYAPNSNQAKEYAQLADKIINNKNLTIPTPISMDELEELLIEFGILDGDEEYQKALEADKALAVV; this is encoded by the coding sequence ATGCGACAGATTGCATTCTATGGAAAAGGCGGCATCGGCAAGTCCACCACCTCCCAAAACACCCTAGCCGCCATGGCCGAAAAGGGCCAGCGGATCATGATCGTCGGTTGTGACCCCAAAGCCGACTCCACCCGCCTGATGCTCCACAGCAAAGCCCAGACCACCATCTTGCACCTAGCCGCCGAGCGCGGTGCAGTGGAAGATTTGGAACTGGACGAGGTGCTGCTCACTGGCTATCGCGGCGTCAAGTGCGTCGAGTCCGGCGGCCCCGAACCCGGTGTCGGCTGCGCTGGACGGGGCATTATTACCGCCATCAACTTTCTAGAAGAAGAAGGCGCGTACGAAGACCTAGACTTCGTCTCCTACGACGTACTGGGCGACGTGGTCTGCGGCGGTTTCGCCATGCCCATCCGGGAAGGCAAAGCCCAGGAGATCTACATCGTGGTGTCGGGCGAAATGATGGCCATGTATGCAGCCAACAACATTGCTCGAGGCGTGCTGAAATATGCCCACTCCGGCGGCGTGCGCCTGGGCGGTTTGATCTGCAACAGCCGCAACACCGACCGGGAAATTGAGCTGATCGAAGCCCTGGCCGCCAAGCTCAACACCCAGATGCTCCACTTCGTGCCCCGCGACAACGTGGTGCAGCACGCCGAACTGCGCCGCATGACGGTAAACGAGTACGCCCCCAACAGCAACCAAGCGAAGGAGTACGCCCAACTGGCCGACAAGATCATCAACAACAAGAATCTCACCATCCCAACTCCTATTTCGATGGACGAGCTAGAGGAGTTGCTGATTGAATTTGGCATTCTCGATGGTGATGAAGAGTACCAGAAGGCTCTGGAGGCCGACAAGGCCCTGGCAGTGGTCTAG
- a CDS encoding Mo-dependent nitrogenase C-terminal domain-containing protein produces the protein MATLTRHPSTPLPLHPSTPLAPLRHWIDGVEITNLHVAHRICRLIPCCCPFERDLTVLGHTIHIPALCKLNPVYDELVALRLRALTYLADTCGEDVTRYLC, from the coding sequence ATGGCTACCCTCACCCGTCACCCCTCTACCCCTCTCCCCCTCCACCCGTCCACCCCCCTTGCCCCCCTGCGCCACTGGATTGATGGGGTGGAAATTACTAATCTTCACGTCGCCCATCGGATCTGCCGCCTAATTCCCTGTTGCTGCCCCTTCGAGCGCGATTTGACAGTGCTGGGCCACACCATTCACATTCCAGCCCTGTGCAAACTCAACCCGGTGTACGACGAGCTGGTAGCGCTGCGCCTGAGGGCGCTGACTTATCTTGCCGACACCTGCGGCGAAGACGTGACTCGGTATTTGTGTTGA
- a CDS encoding Asr1405/Asl0597 family protein gives MNSSSSVSGWGHMISVNRCDRWSIYYRLRDLNIPCACPADGTLRVEVNHALALLLVRSALFQFSCSRQERVDWLERCWRSREGCVANS, from the coding sequence ATGAACTCGTCTTCTTCTGTCTCCGGTTGGGGACACATGATTTCAGTGAACCGATGCGATCGCTGGTCAATCTACTACCGCCTGCGAGATTTGAATATCCCCTGCGCTTGCCCGGCAGATGGCACTCTTCGAGTAGAGGTCAACCACGCCCTTGCGCTATTGCTAGTTCGCAGTGCCCTGTTTCAGTTTTCCTGCTCTCGCCAGGAACGGGTGGACTGGCTGGAAAGATGCTGGCGGAGCCGGGAGGGATGCGTGGCTAATTCGTAA